TGAAAGAATTTTACTTGTATCAGTTAACTATTAATCACATACTGAAATTTAGTTAATAGTTTTCAGTCAACCTAATATTAATGGTCGTTTGTAGAATAAAATTTGGTTGCCGTTTGATGCTGAAAGTATAACTGAATGTCTTAAACGTTCACGGCAGCTGAGGGTTCAGATCAGAAAACTAATGTGCATCCATGTGTTATTTCCTTCTTAAAACCATAAGGAAAGAAGTGAAATTGATTTAGATATCTTCTCAGGATTTTTGGTTATGTTGGAGAGAGGTAAAAAACCCTTAAGGTTGAATTGTTAGTGaagataattaatatatctaaCTGACTACTTTCCTACAATGCAGCCTGAAGAACTTTAATTGACAGGTGCATAAAAAAAATCTGGTTAACCAATTGACTCTTCTGGTgaatgatatataaagtaagaaATATTTTGTGCCATCAACATGTTATTATTTAGAACAGATGGCTGCTGCAGCCATAAAAGCTCGATTGGCTAATAAAGCAGCAAGTGGTGGAGAACAATTTAGTGTAAATTAAGTTCCAAATGTTAATATTTATCTACAACAACGCTGCACAATAAACTCTAAATGCATTTTCAGATGCTCAAGTTCCTAATGCCGGTAATAGTCCTGACGACATTCTGACCCGAGTGATGTGACACCTCAGGCAACAATCTCGTGGGATGATCATGCACCTCCAGAGAAGTCATGATCGGGGGTAATCCCTCCTGATCTTCGAATCTCACATCAAAAATGACACCATTGACCTGACAAACCCTTCCGATCACACCTTTGCCTCCGTAATCATATGTCTTCTTCGCCTCATCTTTAGCTGGAGTAGACGATTGCGCAGCCGGTGAAGAGGTTGAATATCATGCGACGCGACCGAAGATGTCCCCAAAAAAAGCAATGCATCGAGCTGGGGAAGGAGACGGAAGCCCAGGGTTTCGGCTTACGAATCTGGCGGCAGATCTGGCGGAAGATGAACGGAGAAGTGATGATAACTCTCCGCGACGCCatgagttttatttttattttttgtgtgaGTGAGAGGAAACGCTAGGGTAAGTACAAAACCTGAATCTGGAATCGAAGCTTTACTATGTCTGGAGTTTCAGATTTCCCAGCAGTGTGGCTTTTCATCGCATAGAAGAAATACATTTATACTATTGAGCTTCAAACGGTTACCTTTACACTGATAATAACATGTTTAATTAATAGATAGTGGGATGAGTAGTGGATTCAAAATAAATGTGAGATTAAAGGGATGTAACACCAAAACGGCTGAAGTTACAGAAGATGGCCGGAGTGTTAAGGAGACGAAGAGTGAAAGAGGAAAAGCGGAGTTTGTCTGTGATCGGAATAGGAAAAACCCTAATAAAAGATGAGCCGTGTGATATTTTATGGAAAAACCCaacaaacacacaaataaaaatatagaagtgCTGAGCCCACATAGAAATAATGATGTTTGTTCAACGAAAATAATAGATGACAGGTGTCCCCTTTTGCCCTATGCACATTATGATGTGGTTTCATAAGGAGGGAGAAAAGTCtcatttattattatagatgatactccctccgtttcataaagATCtacattctaaaaaaaattgtttcaaaaagatactttttttttctttttcaatgtattatttaatgaaaattgtaaatttaaaaaaatattaatggtgTTTATTAGATTTCTATCGGCTAAAAGTTATGGAAAATTGttatttacaaaaaacaatacatttacgatcaagttttaatatattttttaatacgtgtgaaaaacgtaaaatatatatatttttttaaaaggatgGAGTAGCATATATAGAAATGCTTTAAAAAAGTTGACAACTTATATTACCGAAATACATTTATTGTTTCTGTCAAGAACCATTTGCTGCTAATCAAATCTTGGGCCATTCATctagtttaattaaaaatcagATGCCATtataatgtgtgtgtgtgtgtctgccAAGTGTAAAAGTAATTGACTTCAACAAGTGTGCAAAGCAAAGCAAAATAAACCATGGATGTGTTTCCAACTATTCAACTCCACTATCCAAAGTTCCAAACTTTTCCAAATCAAATAAACATTTTACAAACAAATGGTAGTACTATtcatgaaccataaaaaatacaATCAACAAAACCCCGTGgtcagaaaaaataaaaacaatcaacAAAACCCAAATCATGTGTatgatttcggttcggttttttcaatccggatatcggttcggttttggttcggttttttcggtttttcggtttataaaaaatatctaccatattaaaaccatatttaatatggtttggttcggtttatataccgtcggttttcggtttattcagttttataccaaaaacccgtaaatatatttatcttttaaaatattttgtgaattttactTTATAAGATTAGATATCggctttaaatttaattataacatggcgatattttggtttttaaataatctattttttattttactatttaaataatcagtaaacatatttatttaataacagTAATAGTTTTATGGAATAAAAGTAAGAAATACCAGTAATCCATAAtactattaaacaaaaaagtaaaaaatatgtttttttactttgataaaaaaaattttgaacttaaaataaaatattaaataactaaaataaacatttaagtaGGAAGATCataccaataaaataaattaggcatatattattaattatattatataatttacatatacttatactttatattttaattgatcggtttattcggtttattcggtttgatcggtttatataccaaaccatatctatAAACCACGGTTTCTTAAAAATGACATCCATTCGGTATATTCGGTactaccaaatccaaaccattttttctatttcggttcggttcggttttaattggttcggttttaccggattgaacacccctatgTGTATCTACATTTTGGTAGTACTATTcatgaaccataaaaaaatacaatcaaCAAAACCCTGTGTtcagagaaaataaaaacaatcaacAAAACCCAAATCATGTGTATCTACATTTACAAATCACAAGCAAatacttttgaagttttgagccAAAATCTAAATCACTATAGATGATAAGGCTTAATCTTATTATAGAAAgtgatctatactattatttgaaaagtaaatttgcttatttgtcattttctccataattttagtgAATTTTCTGATTTATCATCTTTTACATGATTTTAGtataaattattagtttaattaatattattgtttaaatttttatgtttatatatatatatatttatttatttatttatttatcatgtatttaaaataattaataaacatttactTGCtctaatgatatatatatatatatatatatatacatattatttttaaaatataatttaatatataattatcacgACTTTAGAAcagttaattaataaatagatataaaCAATATATACCGATAATATCATGATTGtgtttatcttatatttaatttatgatttaatgactaatattatagcctattttttttatttttattggaaaTATTGACccaaaacatattattataaaacttatatataagtatactaatatatattttaattaattggtttattcggtttatttgGTTGGATCGGTTAATATACTTAGACATATCCATATATTGCGGCTTCTTAAAAATAACATCCATTCGGTTTATTCTGTAGTACCAAAATCTAAACTATCTTCTCTATggcttataattttttataatctttttagTGTCACTAGATTTTTTAGACCAAATACAATATGTGTGTAATTTTAAATCCAAGTttcctaatttgattattactaaatttttttgatcCAAAATTCACATCCCATAAATAAAACtatgaaacaaaagaacataatttaatacattgattaccaatatgaatactgaagttttatatttataacattaatttaaaattttatctaatataataatgttttaataaaaatgaatataagaattaaaaatgTCAGGTGTATATATTAGTCTGCATAGGGTGCGAGACATATCCTATCACAAATGATATTTAGGTGTATATATTTGTTAgcatttaagaaaaaatgttaGGTGTTATTATTTTCGAAGCGATTTTCCACAATTGAGCTCTCATGTTAAAAATTAGACCAGTAAAATCGTTGATACCCTTAgtgaataattaatttaatttattatattgtcaATTATCTATCgctatattttattaatgttggataataacacaacaaataataattttttgataatgataatatgaattcaattcttttttattcaattaatatttatcttttgggtgattattattatataaaacaaaatatatattatattatacatatatttttctatgaTAATAAATTGTTTCATAAATTCCAATCAAATTATCTTTTGGgtgattattattatataaaacaaaatatatattatattatatacatgtatttttccATGATAATAAATTGTTTCGTAAATTCCAATCAAGTTAAATTGcagaaattatattatgtattagtgTACATATAATACTAAAACTAACATCACTATTGTTTAATATTCTACTATCTAGGACAATATACTAACATGTCCACataattacttttaaaattctCAAATTCAAATAAATCAATCAACATGTTCGATAAATGTTGGTTcacttaaaacatattttctttgatTAAAGAATCTCAACCCATTATATATATGGATAAAGTTCTAACAATGTGTAAACAATATTTTGAAACTGTagataaaattattagagaTATATTCAACTGTCATAAATTTTTGTCGTAAAGTCATAAATTTTATgaagatttttagattttacatgtcatctatactattatttgagaaataaatttgcttatttgtcatgttctccatgattttagatatttttgtttatttgtcatgttcATATGATTTTGATTGAAGTAAATTTGCTTATGTCatattctccatgattttagataattttgcttatttgtcatgtgcATATGATTTTGATTAATGAGtcatcaatttaaatttatactattatttgaattttattaaataagtaaaaataatgAGAATGACAGAattctaagagcatgattattgagAGGTTCTTAGGGTGAGATTCTTAGCGAACTATAAGAAcctgtctcttaacttttaactaaaaaaactaagaaccggctcttatcATGCtctaaacattttatttgatccaatctttaatataatagaATCTTTTCAAACTTACTATTTTCTGATTTTGACATAGATACTACAAATATATCACAACTCATTGTAGTTTTTTTCCCCCATAATTATGAAATGCATGTGttaagataattaatataatgtaataaaatttaatgttgttcttccaaatcaaccaatcacaaGTTCtctaatcatttttttatcaacaaatttaatttatcaaaattattataattttatatattttataccacaagtaatatttataattttacaatatatagagagttTATGTGAGGGGATTAGGGATTAAGTATTGACTAATCTATCCTTTACATATATGCATAGTCTACATAACCTTGTGAAGAATCACAAGACCAAATCTCTTGGCATCCagtttatttcattaatgtGCTCGACCTATAGCTTTCTTGTACTTGTAGCGTTTAGAAATCCAGAGGTACACTAAGAAGTTGAGGAAACTAAGAGCTGCCAGCAAATAGAAAAAGTAATCCAGATGACCCCGGTTCAAGTTATCCGGTATCCAACCCGGTTTGCCCTTTTTCTTCGTCATTTTCATCACAACCGTCATAAGAACCGTGCTCAAGTAGTTCCCAAGCGCTTTAGTTGTCAAAGACAAAGCCGAGCAGAGACTTATCATCGCCTCAGGCGCCTGGTGATAGAAAAACTCAAGCTGGCCTATAAAAGTGAAAACTTCTACGCACCCAACTACAAAATACTGAGGAATCTGCCAGAAAATCGAAATGGGAATCTTTTTCGCGTCATATGCGTTGTGAGTTTTGACGTAGTCGAGCCTAACGACCTCCAAGACTCCTGCAGTGATCATGGCAAAGATTGAGATCACGAGACCTATTCCCATACGTTGAATCTGAGTGGAGCCACACTCTTGACGTGTGAACTTTTTTGCGAAGGGGACAATGAACTGGTCGTAGACAAGAGTACAGAAGAGCACACTGACCGTGGTGAAAAGTGAGAGGGAATCTGATGAGATTTCGAAGTGTTTCCCCATGTGTTGGTCCATTGTGTTTCCTTGTAAGACGAACAATGTGTTCAGTTGGCTGTACACTGTGGCAAAGACTATCCCTGAGGCCCAAAATGGAAGAAGAGTGATTATGCACTTGAGCTCTTCGACTTCTGTTACCGAACAGAGTCTCCAAGGGTTCACTTCACCGTCGTTGATGCTATCGGATTGACTCTCAACAGCTGCCTTATCGAAAAACCTAACTTGTTCAACACTTATGTTAGAACCTCGTAAGAAAGATGGACAAAGATGGAATTTGGCCTTGCCATTTCTGATATTGGTTCGATTtagtttattttggttttcggtttttCAGTTTTAGGAATATAGAATTCATCTGGTACTTAGAaaatttggtttagtttggATAACAAGATCGAGAACCGGCTAGTATAATGTGAGATACATTTGGGTCCATTTCAGTTCGGTTGTTTTATTAACTCGGGTCAGAAGTCGGATAATTCAGTTTTTGGATTAAATATCATGTTTTCAGATTTTCGGTTAAAAATAATTGGATAATTCaagtaattttaaatattcgGATAAAAGGGTATTCggataatttgttttttcaagtAATTCGgcttataaatcatattttgaaaacatttgattactttaaaattaaagtagagttaatatatttagataaatTCTCTTAGATagatctttttaatttattttcacaaaaataaatctccaaaaaaaaaataaccaaaagaagttttattgaAGGGTAATTATGCATTTATATCATTAGGGTTAACTAGTAtaagacttagagtttagagtaaatgGTTGGGTTTTGGGGAtggattcaaattttttaaaataaaaaataaatattaaaattttcaaaataaaaaaaagctattttggtcatttatCTTTTTaggactatttttgtgacaaaaacttaaaaatgactatttaaatatttataggtATTTGATTACGTATATTTGGGTATccgttcggttttcggtttggtttcagttttcCGGTTTTAGAGGTACACATATGATCCACTCAACTGACTCAAGTAATTCATATCCAAACCGAACCTTGTTTTTCGATTCGGTTGGGTTCTGGGTAAATGTGCTTATGCCTAGTTGGAATCATGGAAACTTTTGTTTCTTACTTTAAGTTGTCTGTATGCTCTAGCTTCCGGCTACCAGTGATATTACTCGCATCAGCAGCAATTTCAAAGAGCTGAGACTTGTCCTCTGGAACCTCAACACTCATCTTCCTTAAGGCTGCAACTATAACCTGAAATATCCGTGTGAGTGGATTCCCTTGCGGTCTCTGAAGTCGGTAATAACGACTTCCCGAGAAGAAAAACATAACCGCAATGACCATGGCCACGGTCGGGACACCAAAGCCCCATCCCCAACCTATGTTCATTTGTATCCAGGAAATAACAATCGCAGCAACAAAAGCCCCAACGTTAGCGGAGAAgtaaaaccaattaaaaaaagaGCTTTTCTTTAGCTTCTCGGCCTCGTCATTCTCATCAAACTGATCCGCTCCGAAGGACGAAACACATGGTTCTATACCACCTATTCCAAGAGCGATCATATAAAGCCCAACAAAGAAAACAGCTGTCTGATCGGAACTCGGATGACATGTATCGCTGTTGCAGTTACCCGGTTTAAGTCCAGGAACTGAAGCTGATAACGTCAAAAGAGTCAAACCCTGcg
The window above is part of the Brassica napus cultivar Da-Ae chromosome C8, Da-Ae, whole genome shotgun sequence genome. Proteins encoded here:
- the LOC106414151 gene encoding protein NRT1/ PTR FAMILY 8.1-like yields the protein MEESDVYTEDGTVDIHKNPASKKTTGNWKACRFILFNVCCERLAYYGMSKNLADYLKSRLNQGNTTAANNVTNWFGTCYITPLIGAFLADAYLGRYWTIATFVFIYVFGLTLLTLSASVPGLKPGNCNSDTCHPSSDQTAVFFVGLYMIALGIGGIEPCVSSFGADQFDENDEAEKLKKSSFFNWFYFSANVGAFVAAIVISWIQMNIGWGWGFGVPTVAMVIAVMFFFSGSRYYRLQRPQGNPLTRIFQVIVAALRKMSVEVPEDKSQLFEIAADASNITGSRKLEHTDNLKFFDKAAVESQSDSINDGEVNPWRLCSVTEVEELKCIITLLPFWASGIVFATVYSQLNTLFVLQGNTMDQHMGKHFEISSDSLSLFTTVSVLFCTLVYDQFIVPFAKKFTRQECGSTQIQRMGIGLVISIFAMITAGVLEVVRLDYVKTHNAYDAKKIPISIFWQIPQYFVVGCVEVFTFIGQLEFFYHQAPEAMISLCSALSLTTKALGNYLSTVLMTVVMKMTKKKGKPGWIPDNLNRGHLDYFFYLLAALSFLNFLVYLWISKRYKYKKAIGRAH